In Blastococcus saxobsidens DD2, the genomic stretch ACCGACCACAGGAGCACGTCATGAAGCCCACCCAGCGGCTCGCCCGCACGGCAGGTCTGTACTACCTCGTCGTCGCCGTGCTCGGCGCCTTCGCGCACATCGTCCGCGGCCAGGTCTACGTGCCCGGGGATGCGATGACCACGGCCGCCAGAGTGCTGGAGAGCGCCGATCTCGTCAGGTACAGCCTCGTCGCCGACCTGGTGCAGGCGACGTTCCTCGTCTTCGTCGTGCTGACGCTCCACCGGCTCCTGCACCACGTCGACACCCGGCTGGCGCGGGCGATGGTCCTCTTCGTCGTGATCGCCGTGGCCATCACCACGCTCAACATGGTGAACCAGCTGGGTGCGCTGCTCGTCGCGACCGATCCGTCCTACGCCGCGGCTTTCGGCGTCGAGGGCGCCGACGCGCTGGTGATGCTCCTGCTGGACCTGCAGCACCACGGCTACCTCATCGCCCAGATCTTCTTCGGCCTGTGGCTCTTCCCCCTCGGCCTGCTCGCCTGGCGCTCGGGGATGTTCCCGCGCGTCATCGCCGCCCTCCTCGTCGCGGCGTCCACGTCTTATCTCGTCGACGTCCTGCTGCAGTTCCTCGCACCTGCCGCCGCCGACGCCGTCAACCCCGCACTCGTGGGCCTGTTCATCCTCGCCGAGGTCTCGCTGCTCGTGTTCCTGCTCGCCAAGGGGGTCCTGAACCGGCTGCCGGCCGACCGCGCCCTGGTCGACGCATGAGCCGCAACCCGTCCAACCCGCCGTCCCGCACGCTGTCCCAGCCACACGTGAAGAGGTCTCCCATGCGCACCACCCCGCTCAGCACTCAGAGCTCGAGCAGCAACCCCGCACCTCCAGCCGCGACCATGCGGGCCGTCGTGGGCCGCTCGTACGGCTCACCAGACCTCTTGGCCGTCGAGACCGTCGACCGTCCCGCCGTCGGGGAGGGGGACGTACTGGTCCGGGTCCGCGCCGCAGGACTCGACCAGGGTGTGTGGCACACCGTCACCGGCCTGCCCTACGGGATCCGGGCAGCAGGGTTCGGCCTGCGCGCACCGAAGAACCCCGTGCCCGGGCTCGACGTCTCCGGAACCGTGGCGGCCGTCGGTCGGAACGTGACGCGCTTCCAGATCGGGGACCCTGTATTCGGCACAGGCACCGGGGGGTACGCGGAGTACGCCACCGCCCCTGAGAGCGGTTTGGTCGCCAAGCCGCCGGACGTGACCTTCGAGGAAGCCGCCGCCACCCCGTCGTCCGCGACGGCGGCCCTGCAGGCGCTCCGCGATGCCGGCCGCGTTTAGGCCGGCCAGCGGGTGCTCGTCATCGGCGCCGGAGGCGGGGTGGGCACGTTCGCGGTCCAGCTCGCGACAGCGTCCGGGGCCACGGTGACCGGTGTGTGCAGCACCTCCAAGGTCGATCTGGTCCGGTCCATCGGTGCCCACGACGTCATCGACTACACCCGCGAGGACATCGCCGA encodes the following:
- a CDS encoding DUF4386 domain-containing protein; translation: MKPTQRLARTAGLYYLVVAVLGAFAHIVRGQVYVPGDAMTTAARVLESADLVRYSLVADLVQATFLVFVVLTLHRLLHHVDTRLARAMVLFVVIAVAITTLNMVNQLGALLVATDPSYAAAFGVEGADALVMLLLDLQHHGYLIAQIFFGLWLFPLGLLAWRSGMFPRVIAALLVAASTSYLVDVLLQFLAPAAADAVNPALVGLFILAEVSLLVFLLAKGVLNRLPADRALVDA
- a CDS encoding alcohol dehydrogenase catalytic domain-containing protein, with product MRTTPLSTQSSSSNPAPPAATMRAVVGRSYGSPDLLAVETVDRPAVGEGDVLVRVRAAGLDQGVWHTVTGLPYGIRAAGFGLRAPKNPVPGLDVSGTVAAVGRNVTRFQIGDPVFGTGTGGYAEYATAPESGLVAKPPDVTFEEAAATPSSATAALQALRDAGRV